From a region of the uncultured Desulfatiglans sp. genome:
- a CDS encoding hypothetical protein (Evidence 5 : Unknown function), translated as MEAFVLIPRLAFGKNGIFTGFRNGRPSLNENISLPESNDVPITESKERNPRQNRARAMPAPEIQMDMSTLPGAAWTIFNEDRENQAIAGRRPLPGRRTTNHGRSGGYRPKGAVSSRGQER; from the coding sequence ATGGAGGCCTTTGTCCTCATCCCCCGGCTCGCCTTTGGAAAGAACGGGATTTTTACAGGATTTCGGAATGGGAGGCCCTCTTTGAACGAGAACATCTCCCTGCCGGAATCGAACGATGTGCCCATTACGGAATCAAAAGAAAGAAATCCGCGGCAGAATCGCGCCCGAGCCATGCCCGCGCCGGAAATTCAGATGGACATGAGCACGCTTCCAGGCGCGGCATGGACGATCTTCAATGAAGATCGAGAAAATCAGGCCATTGCCGGAAGGCGCCCCCTCCCGGGCCGCCGCACGACCAATCACGGCCGATCGGGGGGTTATCGGCCGAAAGGGGCGGTTTCCAGCCGCGGACAAGAAAGGTGA
- a CDS encoding conserved hypothetical protein (Evidence 4 : Unknown function but conserved in other organisms), whose product MGIPKPLCECSVCKEARRKGGRYRRTGPSAFIHDEHVLIDTPAEVCEQINRCRLDRIDHLLFTHLDPDHVEGFRAVEQMALDFRSWEAYPGKRIRLHLPEALDERIREIRSVYGPLIDFYERQGFVEREAFDETTRMGALLVTAIPVERGAQTAFVFVFEDARNRIVYAPCDIKPFPEERPEVQHADLLVIQPGIFEEGLKHGFHYPAEHVSRQTLYTFEETLALAGRISARQILFVHLEEYWNRGLDDYRALEKTLPNARFAYDGLTVRL is encoded by the coding sequence ATGGGCATCCCGAAACCCCTCTGCGAATGCAGCGTCTGCAAAGAGGCGCGGCGAAAAGGGGGGCGATACCGGCGTACGGGCCCCTCGGCCTTCATCCACGATGAACATGTCCTGATCGACACCCCGGCCGAGGTCTGTGAGCAGATCAACCGGTGCCGGCTCGACCGGATCGACCATCTGCTCTTCACCCACCTCGATCCCGATCACGTGGAAGGCTTCCGGGCGGTGGAGCAGATGGCGCTCGATTTCCGATCCTGGGAGGCCTATCCCGGGAAACGGATCCGTCTTCATCTCCCTGAAGCCCTGGATGAGCGCATCCGTGAGATCCGGTCCGTCTACGGACCGTTGATCGACTTCTACGAGCGACAGGGCTTCGTGGAACGCGAGGCCTTCGATGAAACAACCCGGATGGGTGCTTTGCTCGTGACGGCGATCCCGGTCGAACGTGGCGCCCAGACAGCGTTCGTGTTCGTCTTCGAAGACGCCCGGAACCGGATCGTCTATGCGCCCTGCGACATCAAGCCCTTTCCGGAGGAGCGTCCCGAGGTGCAGCACGCCGACCTGCTGGTCATCCAACCAGGGATCTTCGAAGAGGGGCTGAAGCACGGGTTCCATTATCCTGCGGAACACGTCTCCCGTCAGACGCTTTACACCTTCGAGGAGACCCTGGCCCTGGCCGGACGCATCAGCGCCCGCCAGATCCTTTTCGTTCACCTCGAAGAGTACTGGAACCGCGGCCTCGACGACTATCGGGCGCTCGAAAAAACGCTGCCCAATGCGCGTTTCGCCTACGACGGACTGACGGTCCGCCTGTGA
- a CDS encoding FAD dependent oxidoreductase: MALPSKSKYVIIGAGIHGLSTAWHLAKTLKNKPGAGSGKDILVLDKTAIGAGASGIACGVIRNNYFQPAMRELMAHSVAIWQEDAEKYGYHPVGYMQISPEVMHEDVAEIYRQQKAIGYTSVFIEGKKDCLEYMRKNVFEDWQAKNITSVLHEKLGGYAHNTRSLYRLADKAEAEGVRVVTGASVTGIRTQGGAVTHVETDNGSIACDWLIVAPGPWAKTFWDMLDLPEVVDIKDRNGNVHSDIPMWTYWCLVEGTLGVPPEYAMDNRGQMPPVIHVDSDAPLHSSEDGSLITDKMWGIYYKPDFHFGGVQGGAAPYKVEGDVKVDPYGIDSPDFVVGPEFVHMWTSALAHCQKRYEDRYRDYKNEPSGGLGCFTPDNFPIFDRFKENCYMILDSNHGYKMIGVGELVANEVLGEEQALLKPFRFDRYRKGELHPVSHSPFPWS; encoded by the coding sequence ATGGCACTTCCATCCAAATCGAAATACGTGATTATCGGCGCGGGCATCCACGGGCTGAGCACGGCCTGGCACCTCGCCAAAACCTTGAAAAACAAGCCCGGAGCGGGCTCCGGCAAGGATATCCTCGTGCTCGACAAGACGGCGATCGGCGCCGGCGCCTCCGGCATTGCCTGCGGCGTCATCCGCAACAACTACTTTCAGCCCGCCATGCGCGAACTGATGGCGCACAGCGTCGCCATCTGGCAGGAGGATGCCGAAAAGTACGGCTACCACCCGGTGGGCTACATGCAGATCTCCCCGGAGGTGATGCATGAGGATGTGGCCGAGATTTACCGCCAGCAAAAGGCCATCGGCTACACCTCCGTCTTCATCGAAGGGAAAAAGGATTGCCTCGAATACATGCGGAAAAACGTCTTCGAAGACTGGCAGGCGAAGAACATCACCTCCGTCCTGCACGAGAAGCTCGGCGGATACGCTCACAACACCCGTTCCCTCTACCGTCTGGCGGACAAGGCCGAGGCGGAGGGTGTCCGGGTCGTGACGGGCGCGAGCGTCACGGGCATCCGCACCCAAGGGGGCGCCGTGACCCATGTGGAGACCGACAACGGTTCGATCGCCTGCGATTGGCTGATCGTGGCCCCCGGCCCTTGGGCGAAGACCTTCTGGGACATGCTCGACCTGCCCGAGGTCGTTGACATCAAGGACCGGAACGGAAACGTCCACAGCGACATTCCGATGTGGACTTACTGGTGCCTCGTGGAGGGCACCCTCGGGGTCCCGCCCGAATATGCCATGGACAACCGGGGGCAGATGCCGCCGGTCATCCACGTCGATTCGGATGCCCCGCTCCATTCGAGCGAGGACGGCTCTCTCATCACCGACAAGATGTGGGGCATCTATTACAAACCAGATTTCCACTTCGGCGGCGTGCAGGGCGGAGCCGCCCCCTACAAGGTGGAAGGCGATGTCAAGGTCGATCCCTACGGCATCGACTCGCCGGATTTCGTGGTGGGTCCGGAGTTCGTTCACATGTGGACCTCGGCGCTGGCCCACTGTCAGAAGCGCTACGAAGACCGGTACCGGGACTATAAGAACGAGCCATCCGGCGGACTGGGGTGCTTTACGCCGGATAATTTCCCCATCTTCGACCGCTTCAAAGAGAATTGCTACATGATCCTCGACTCCAACCACGGCTACAAGATGATCGGCGTCGGTGAATTGGTCGCCAACGAAGTGCTGGGAGAGGAGCAGGCCCTGCTGAAGCCCTTCCGGTTCGACCGCTATCGGAAGGGCGAACTGCACCCGGTATCGCACAGCCCCTTTCCCTGGAGCTGA